One Undibacter mobilis genomic region harbors:
- a CDS encoding DUF4260 domain-containing protein, which yields MNETGSATGVPRLLVRAEGAALLAIAVLLYARTGESWWLFAALFLAPDLSFAGYLGGPRLGAIAYNCLHTLIAPAALGVAGLLLAKTLVIALALIWAAHIGFDRVLGYGLKYAAGFGFTHLGRIGRDARPTPSAD from the coding sequence ATGAACGAAACCGGGTCGGCTACCGGCGTCCCTCGGCTCCTGGTGCGGGCCGAGGGCGCGGCATTGCTCGCGATCGCCGTCCTGCTCTACGCGCGAACCGGCGAGTCGTGGTGGCTGTTCGCCGCGCTGTTTCTCGCGCCCGACCTGAGCTTCGCCGGCTATCTCGGCGGCCCGCGCCTCGGCGCTATCGCCTATAATTGTCTGCACACGCTGATTGCACCGGCGGCGCTCGGTGTCGCCGGCTTGCTGCTCGCCAAGACATTGGTCATCGCACTGGCGCTGATCTGGGCCGCGCATATCGGTTTCGACCGCGTGCTCGGCTATGGTCTGAAATACGCCGCCGGCTTCGGCTTCACTCATCTCGGCCGCATCGGGCGCGACGCTAGGCCGACGCCATCCGCCGATTGA